Within Streptomyces sp. SS1-1, the genomic segment CCGAACGCCGGCCGCATCTCGCCGGGGTCGCGGGCGCCGCCCTGTGCCGGCACGCGCTGGACACCGGGTGGTGCGTACGGATCGGCTCGGAGCGGGCCGTGAAGGTGACCGCCGCCGGTGAGCGGGCGTTCCTCGGCCTGCTCGGCGTCGAGGCGGGCTCCCTGCGCTGACGGCCGCCGTCCGAAAACCACTTTCGCCGGGCCCCGTTCCCGGTCCACGATCCACCGGTCCCCACCCGCCCCCTTCCGACGCTCGGAGCATGATGACCTCCTCCCCCGCCTCTCCGTCCCGCCGTACCGGGCTGCTCGCCGCGGGCGCCGCCACCGTCACCGTCGTGCTGTGGGCCTCGGCGTTCGTGTCGATCCGCCGCGCGGGCGAGGAGTACTCGCCGGGCGCGCTCGCGCTCGGACGGCTGCTCGTCGGCGCCGCGGTTCTGGGCGCGCTGTGCCTGATCCGGCGGGAGGGGCCGCCGCCCCGGGCGGCCTGGCCCGGCGTCGCGGTGTCGGGCCTGCTCTGGTTCGGCCTCTACAGCGTGGTGCTGAACTGGGGCGAGCAGGAGGTCGACGCCGGCACGGCGGCCCTCGTGGTGAACGTCGGGCCCCTGCTCATCGCCCTGCTGGGCGCCCGGCTGCTCGGGGACCCGATGCCGCCGCGGCTGCTGGCCGGGATGGCGGTCTCCTTCGCCGGGGCGGTGACCGTGGGCGTGTCGATGTCCGGCGGGGGCGGCTCCTCGGTGCTGGGCGTGGGCCTGTGCCTGCTGGCCGCCGTCGGGTACGCGGGCGGGGTCGTGGCGCAGAAGCCCGCGCTGGGGCACGCGAGCGCCCTCCAGGTGACGACGTACGGGTGTCTGGTGGGCGCCGTGCTGTGCCTGCCGTTCGCCGGGCAGCTGGTCACGGACGTGGCGCACGCCTCGCTGCCGGCCACGCTCCACATGGTCTACCTGGGGGTGTTCTCGCTCGCGCTGGCCTTCACCACCTGGGCGTACGCCCTGGCCCGTACGACCGCCAGCCGGATGGGCGCGACGACGTACGCGGTGCCCGCGCTGGTGGTGCTGATGTCGTGGCTGGTGCTGGACGAGGTGCCGGGGCTGTTCACGCTGGCGGGCGGGGTGCTGTGCCTGGCCGGGGTCGCCGTGTCGCGGTCGGGCGGGCGGTCCGCCCGGGTGGTGGCGAAGACGCCGCGCACCGGGCGGACCCACGAGTCGCTGTGACCGGACACTGGGCGCCGGGGCCGGTCAGAAGACGACCAGGGCGCGGCCTCCCTTGCCGGCGAGCATGTTCTCGAAGGCGGCCGGGATGCCGTCCAGGGCGATCCGTTCGGTGACCAGGGCGCCGAGGTCGAGGCGGCCCTCGCGGACGTGTGCGGCGAGGACGGGGACGTCCCGCGCCGGGTCGGAGTTGCCGTAGACGCAGCCGGCGAGGGTGCGGCCCCAGTGGAAGATCTCCAGGGCGTTGAAGGTGACCTGCTGGTCCTTGCCGCCGATGCCGACGACCGTGGTCCGGCCGCCGCGCCGGGTGGAGTCCCAGGCGGCGCGGATCGTGGCGGCGCGGCCCACGCACTCCACGGCGACGTCCACGCCCTGCTTCCCGGTCAGGCCCCGGATCTCCCGGGCGGTGGTGTCGGACGCGACGACGTAGTCGGTGGCGCCCGCCGCGCGCGCCAGCTCCTCCTTCGCCGGGGAGACGTCGACGGCCACGATCCGCCCGGCGCCCGCGATGCGTGCCGACTGGAGCGCGGCCAGGCCGACGCCGCCGACGCCGAACACGGCGACGCTCTCGCCGGCCCGGACCCGCGCCGAGTGGTGCACGGCGCCGTAGCCGGTGAGGACGGCGCAGCCCAGCAGGGCGGCGTCGGTGAGCGGCACACCGTCCGGCAGCGGCAGGACGCAGTTCACCGGGACGACGGTCTCCTCGGCGAACGCGGCCACGTTCAGGCCGGGGTGGAGCTCGGTGCCGTCGGCGGTGCGGGCGTGGACGTTCGCGGCGCCGTTGAGCGCGTTGGCGCACAACCACACCTCGCCGAGGCCGCAGGCGTGGCAACTCCCGCAGGAGGGGGCCCAGTTCAGGACGACCCGATCGCCGGGCGCGACGCCGGCCACCCCCTCGCCGACGGCGACGACGGTGCCCGCGCCCTCGTGGCCGAGCACGGCGGGGACGGGGACGCGCATCGTCCCGTCGGACAGGGACAGGTCGGAGTGGCAGACGCCGGCGGCGGCGAGCCGGACGCGGACCTGACCGGGTCCGGGGTCGGGCAGGACGATCTCGGTGACCTCGAGCGGGGCCCCGACGGCGGGCAGGACGACGGCGCGGACGGCCATGACGGACGACTCCTCGGTGCGCGAAGGACGGGTGGCGGGCCTCAGGACTGCTGGACCCCGGAACTGCGGGACCTCGGAACTGCGGGCCTCAGAACTGCAGGGACTTGGTCTGGAGGTACTCGGCGAGGCCGTGGGCGCCGAGTTCCCGGCCGACGCCGGACTGCTTGTAGCCGCCGAAGGGGGCCAGCGGGTTGAACCGGCCCCCGTTGATGTCGACCTGGCCGGTGTCCATCCGGCGCGCGAAGGCCACCGCCCGCTCCTCGTCCGCGGCCCACACGGCTCCGGCGAGACCGTACACGGTCCCGTTGGCGATCCGCAGGGCGTCCTCCTCGTCCTCGTACCGCAGGATCGACAGGACCGGCCCGAAGATCTCCTCCTGGGCGATCGTCATGTCGGGGGCGACGTCGGCGAAGACGGTCGGGCTGACGAAGTAGCCCTTCTCCCGCGGCGCCTCGGGGCCGCCCGCGACCAGCCGGGCCCCTTCGGCGACGCCCTTCTCGATGTAGCCGAGCACGCGCTCCTGCTGCCGGGCGCTGACCACGGGGCCGATGCGCTCGCCGTACTTCGCGGCGGCCTGCGCGGCCAGCTCGACGGCCTCGTCGTACTGGTCGCGGTGGACCAGCATGCGGGTCCAGGCGCTGCAGGTCTGGCCGGAGTTGGACATCACGTTGGCGACCCCGACGTTGACCGCCTTGGCCAGGTCGGCGCCCGGCAGGACGACGTTGGCGGACTTGCCGCCGAGCTCCAGGGCGACCTTCTTGACGGCGGCGCCGGCCACCGAGGCGATCCGCCGTCCGACGGCCGTGGAGCCGGTGAAGGAGACCAGGTCGACGCCCGGGTGCTCGGCGAGGGCCTGCCCGGCGACCGGGCCGAGCCCGGTGACCAGGTTGAAGACGCCCGCCGGGACCCCGGCCTCGTGCACCGCCTCGGCGAAGAGCTGGGCGACCAGCGGGGTGTTCTCGGCGGGCTTCAGGACGATCGTGCAGCCCGCGGCCAGCGCCGGGGCGGCCTTGGCGACGATCTGGTGGAGCGGGTAGTTCCAGGGCGTGATGGCACCGACCACGCCGATCGGCTCGTGGTACACGGTCGAGTTGCCGACCTTCTCCTCGAACGCGTACGTGCCCGCGAGCTCCGCGTACGAGCCGGCCACCGCGATCGGCACGGCCGCGTGGACGGCCTGGGAGAACTTCAGCGGGGCGCCCAGCTCGGCGGTCACCGTCGTGGCGATCTCGTCCCGGCGGGCGTCCAGGACGTCCCGCAGCGCGGTCAGCCGGGCGGCGCGCTCGGCGGGCGGGGTGGCGGCCCAGCCCGGCAGCGCGGCCCGGGCAGCCCGTACGGCGGCGTCGACGTCGGCGGCGGTGCCGGCCGGGACCGTGGCGAGGACCTGCTCGTCGGCCGGGTTCACCACCTCGATGACGTCCTGGCCGGCGGCGGGGCGCCAGGCTCCGTCGATGTACATGCCGTCGTGTGCCTTCATGGCGGTTCCTCCCGGGGCGGGCCGTCGACCGGCCGCCGCCGCGTTCGTCGTTCCGGCTGTGGTCGTCCGGTTCATAAACTAGCGGCGATAGTTTTAGTGCGCCAGGGACCCAGGGGATCGGCCCGGCCGGGAGCCACCCTCGCGCCGTCACTCCTCCAGGTCAGGCAGCCGCGCCGGGGCCGGGCAGATCCGGTCGCCGTGCTGGTCGAAGACGAACAGATGGGCGATGTCCACGAGCAGCGGCACCTGCATCCCGTGCCGCAGCGCGAGGTCGGGGGTGGTGCGCACGATGAGGTCGCCCGGGAGACGCCCCTCGGGCGGGGCCGGCTCCTCGGCCGGACCGTCGGGCTCCTCCACGGTCACCACCGGGCCGGCCCGCAGGGCGTCCACCCGGCCGCGCAGCCGCTCCAGCACGGTGCCGCCCTCGCGGCGGCGGCGCCGGCCCGGCGGGACGGGGCGCGGCGCCTCCAGGTCGGGGACGACGGCGGGCCGGGAACCGGTGTTGAAGTGGACGAGCATCTCGTGCCCCTGGAACTCCACATGCTCGACCAGACCCGTGATGTGGGTCTCGCCGGGCCGTGCGGCGGCCCGGTCGCCGATCCGCACGGCCTCCGAGCGCAGGCCCACGATGACCTCGCGGCCCTGCTGGACCCGGAGCAACTGGTGGTCCAGGCTGAGGGGTTCGGGCAGCCGCAGGAACTGCTTGCCGAGGCTGATGGTCATGGCGCCGTCGAGCGGGGCGCGGACGACGCCGCGCAGCAGGTTGATGCGCGGGGTGCCGATGAAGGCGGCGACGAAGACGTTGCGGGGCAGGGCGTACACCGTGCGCGGGGTGCCGACCTGCTGGAGGACGCCGCCGCGCAGTACGGCGACCCGGTCGCCGAGCGACATGGCCTCGGCCTGGTCGTGGGTGACGTAGACCGTGGTGACGCCGAGGGTGCGGGTCAGGCCGGATATCTCGGCGCGCAGGTGGTTGCGGAGCTTGGCGTCCAGGTTGGACAGCGGTTCGTCCATCAGGAACGCCGTGGGGCGGCGGGCGATGGCCCGGCCCATGGCGACACGCTGGCGCTCCCCGCCGGAGAGCTGACCGGGGAACCGGTCGAGCAGTTCCTCGATGCCGAGCATCCGGGCGGTGGCCTCGACCCGTGGGCGGGGGTCGTCGCCGGGCGCCTCGATGCGCAGCGGGAAACCGATGTTGTCGCGGCTGGTCATGCTCGGGTAGAGCGCGAAGTTCTGGAAGACCATGGCCATCCGCCGGTCGGCGGGCAGCAGGTCGTTGGCGTGCTCGCCGTCCAGGAGCAGTTCGCCTTCGTCGATCTCCTCCAGGCCGGCGATCATGCGGAGCACGGTGGACTTGCCGCAGCCGGAGGGCCCGAGGAGGACGAGGAACTCACCGGGCCGGATGTCGAGCGAGAGCCGGTCGACGACGCGGGCGCCCCGCGTGTACGACTTGCTCACGGCGTGCAGAGAGATGGCGCGTGTCATGGCGGCTGCCCCCGGCGGCTCACTGGTTCGCCTCGTGCGGGTCGTACGGGGCGTGTGAGTCACGGAAGTTAACGGAATGTGTGCGGCCGGGGGAAGGGAACGGGCGGGATCGGGCGGCGCGGTCCAGCACGTGAGAAAGCGGACGCTGCCGTTCAGCCCTTGCGCGGGGCTCCGTTCGGCCTTGCGCGGGACTTCCGTTCAGCCTTTGCGCGCGGGCTCGCGGGTGCCGGTGAGGTGCGCGAAGACGACCACGTTGCCCGAGTAGCCGGTCCTGCGGTCGTAGTTGCCGCCGCAGGTGATGAGCCGCAGCTCGGGACGGTCGCGCGTGCCGTACACCAGCCGGTTGGGGAACTTGTCCTTCTCGTACGCCTTGACGGCGTCGACCGTGTAGACGGCGGTACGCCCGTCGGCGCGCCGGACCTCGACCCGCTTGCCGCGCTCGAGCTCGCCGAGGCCGCCGAAGACGGCGGGGCCGGTGTTCGTGTCCAGATGGCCGACGGCGATGGCGGTGCCGGGCTCGCCGGGGGACGGCCCGTCCGTGTACCAGCCGGCCAGTTCGGGCTTGTCCTCGGGCGGTGTGGTCAGCCGGCGCTCGCTGTCCAGGCCCAGGTCCATGAGGTCGGCGTCGACGCCGATGTAGGGGATGACGATACGGGTCGCCCGGGAGCGGGGCAGCGTGCGCGGCGCCGCGGACGTGCGGGCCGGACGCGGGGCCGGGGTGGCGGCAGCGGCGGTGGTCCGGGCGCTCGCGGAGGGGGACGGGGGCGGGGTGGTGGCGGGGCCGGTGACACCGGGGCGCGCGTCACCGGCCTCGACGGCCCGGGGCTGCGGAGCCGGCGCGGCGGTGCCGGCTCCGTGGCCCTCCCGGTGGACGATCCGGTCGCCGGCCATCACCAGGACGACGGTCAGGACCGCCGTCCTGGCGAGCCGGTACGCGCGCCTGCGGTACCAGGGCCGGCGCCTTCTACGCGCCATGCGAACGGCGACGGAGCCGGAACCACATCACCCCGCCCACGGCGGTCAGGCCGACGGCGGCGGCGCCGGCGACCGTGGTGAAGGCCTGGTCACGGGCGATCCCGCCACCCCCGGCGGCCGGTCCGCCCTGCGGGGCGGGCGAGGGGGTGGACATGGAGGCCCGGCAGTCGACGGTGAACGTCTTCTCCCGGTTCTGGGCGGTGGCGCCCCGGAACTCCCAGGTCAGCCGGTACTGGCCGTCCGGAAGGGTCAGGTCCTCGCTGTGCCCGATGCCGTTGACCAGGGTCACGGCGCCGTTGAGCGTGGCCCCGCTCGGGACCGTCGGATCGGTCACGATGTTCCAGGTCACGGTCCCGACCGTCTCGAAGTTCGCCAGGTCGAGGTAGAAGCGGCAGACCCTGGGCTCGTCGATGGCGTCGCCGACGCGCGTGCGTCCGACCCCGTCCCACGGCGCCGTGTGGATCTTGACAGTGCCGTTGTCCCCGGGGGCCATCGGAGCGACGGCTCCGGCGGACGGCAGCCCGGTGAGCGGGGTCAGCGCGGCGGTGAGCGCCGTGACGGCGGCGATGCGCGCGGCTCGGCGTCGAAGAGGCGTGGTGGGCATGCGAGTCCTCCGAGTCAGACGATTTTCGTACAAATCGCTCGTCTCTGACTCTCTTTCACATCTGCCGTCAAGATCATGGAAGCAGGGCCTTACGGCCCATCAGATACCACTCTTTCGACGCAATACGGCTCTCGGTCCGCGTCGCGCGCCGTCGTCCCCCGCCTCCCCGGACGGCCGCTCGGGCGAGCGCAGGGCCGTCCCCGCCGAGACCAGCAGCAGCGCGCCCAGCATCATGAACGGCGCCGCCACCCCGGCCAGTCCCGCGACCAGGCCCGCCGACGCCGGGGCGGCGACCTGCCCGAGGCGGTTGCCGGTCAGCCGCAGCGCGAGGGCGGTGGAGCGGGCGCCCTCGGGGGCCGCCTGGACCACGGTCGTCATGGAGAGCGGCTGGCCGACGCCGAGGCAGAAACCCAGCACCGTCAGCATCGCCGCGAGCGCCCACACCGGCACCGGCAGCGCCACGCCCGCGCACAGCAGGCCGCCGAGCAGACAGGTGACCGTCAGCAGCGCCGTGCGCCCGAGCAGCCGCAGCAGGGGCGTCAGGACCAGCCGGCAGGCGATGGTCGCCACGGCGCGCAGACTGAGCAGGACCCCGACCACGGAGGGCGCGATGCCCCGGTGCTCGCCGACCACCGGGAGGTAGGCGGTGAGGATGTCGGTGGCGGAGAGCACGGAGAGGCTGACGAAGATGCCGCCGGGGACGCCCCGGGAGCGCAGGATGCGCCCGACGGACACCCGGTCGCCCGGCGCCTTGCGGGACTCGGCGGCCGTACGGCTCTCTGTGCGCCACAGCGAGGAGAGGGCGACCGCGCATCCGGCGCCCGCCACCAGCAGGGCGAGCGCGCTGCCGTGCGCCCGGTCCGGGCCGCCGATCAGCGCGCCCGCCGCGATCGGCCCGACGAGCTGGCCGAGGGAGGCGCCGATGGTGAAGTGCCCGAAGTTGCGGTCCTGTTCGTGCGGGGCGGACTGCCGGGCGACGAGGGACTGCGCTCCGATGACGAAGCAGAGGTGGCCGAGGCCCATCACGCCGCTCCAGACGGCCATCGCCCCCAGCGAGCCGGCCAGGCCGCTCAGCGCGCAGCCGCCGGAGATCAGCACGACGCCGGCGGGCAGCAGCGGGGCGCAGCGTCCGTGGTCGGTGCGGCGGCCCAGCGGGACCGCGGCGAACAGCGGGAGCAGGGCGTACACCCCGGCGATCACGCCGACCGCCCGCTCGTCGGCGCCGAGCGCGAGGGCCCGGTAGGAGACGGCGGGCCGGGCCATCGACACCGCCCCCTGTGCGAAGCTGAAGGCGATGACGAGGCGGAGCAGCCAGCCGCGGTTCCCACCGGGCGCCATGAGCGGAATCCTCCGTGGAGCGGGTCAGACGGTGCCGAAGAGGACGCCGGCCGCGAGGACGACGAGGCAGGTGAGCGCGGCCCACTTGACCACGAACCGGGTGTGGTCGCCGAACTCGACCTTGGCCATGCCGACGAGGACGTAGACGGCCGGGACGAGCGGGCTCGACATGTGCAGCGGCTGGCCGGCCAGGGAGGCGCGGGCCATCTCCAGCGGGGTGACGCCGTGGGCGGCGCCGGCCTCGGCGAGGACGGGCAGGACGCCGAAGTAGAAGCCGTCGTTGGACATGAAGTAGGTGAGCGGGAGGCTCAGCACGCCGGTGACCAGGGCCATGTGCGGGCCCATGCCGTCGGGGATGACGTCCACCATCCAGGTGGCCATGTGGTCGACCATGCCCGTGCCCTGGAGGACACCGGTGAAGACGGCGGCGGCGAAGACCATGCCGGAGACGTTGAGGACGTTGTCGGCGTGGGCGGCCAGGCGGGCCTTCTGGTCCGGGATGTGCGGGAAGTTCACGGAGAGCGCGAGCGCGGCGCCGAGCAGGAACAGCACCGGGATGGGCAGCAGTTCCATGATCATGGCGGTCAGCAGGGCGACCGTGAGCAGCGCGTTGAACCAGTACAGGCGGGGCCGCAGGGTGGGCCGGCCGGGGTCGAGCGCGGCGAAGCGCTCGTCGTCGGCGCTCTCGGAACTCCCGCCGCCCGCCAGGGAGTCGGCCGTCACCGAACCGGTGCCGCCCGCGCCCACGAGGACCGTCTCCGGCTCCTTCTCCTCGACCAGGACCGCGTCGAGGGCGAGCGTCCCGAGGCGCCGGCGCTCGCGCACCCCGAGGACGTACGACAGGACGAGGACGGCCAGCAGGCCGACGGCGAGGGCCGGGATCATCGGGACGAAGACATCGCCGGCGTCGACCTTGAGCGCGGTGGCGGCGCGGGCGGTCGGGCCGCCCCAGGGCAGCGTGTTCATCACGCCGTTGGCCATCGCGGCGACGCCGGTCATCACGACCAGGCTCATCTTCAGGCGCTTGTACAGCGGGTACATCGCCGAGACCGTGATCATGAAGGTGGTCGAGCCGTCGCCGTCGAGCGAGACGACCGCGGCGAGCGCAGCCGTGCCGACGACGATGCGCATCGGGTCGGCCTTGCAGAACCGCAGGATGCCCCGCACGATCGGGTCGAACAGGCCGACGTCGATCATCACCCCGAAGTAGACGATCGCGAACATGAGCATCGCCGCGGTGGGCGCGAGGCTGGTGACGCCGTCGATGACGTAGTCCCCGAGCTTCGCGCCCTTTCCGACGAAGACGCAGAACGCGGCCGGGATCAGCACGAGTGCCGCGATCGGTGACATCTTCTTCATCATGATCAGGACCAGGAAGGTCGCGATCATGGCGAAGCCGAGAAGGGTCAGCATGAGTGGATACCTAACGTTCGCCCTTGAACGACCCACCAGGGCCGGCGGTGCGTTGGACGTTAGGTCCCGCCGAACGGCGTTAACAAGACGTTGACATGCGAGCAATAAGCGCAGAACTCCAGGTCAGAGCTTTGCTCAGGTCAGCGCGCTGATCGTTTCGGCCACCGGGGACACCTCGACGGGCACGCCGTTGAGCACCGCGTTGCCGGACAGCGGGTCAAGCGCGCGGCCGTCGAGGAGCTGGTTGACGTTGACGCCGGGGTCGGCGGAGGCGTGGCCGAGCCGGGTGCCGGGGCGGTCGTGGCCCCAGCCGTGCGGCAGGCTCACCACGCCGGGGCGCACGGCGTCGGTGACCTCGGCGGGCGCGGTCACCTCTCCCCCGGCGCCCTTGAGGCGTACGGGCGCCCCGTCGCGGACGCCGAGGCGTTCGGCGTCGTCGGGGTGGATGTGCAGGGTGCAGCGGTTGGAACCGCCGGTGAGGGCGGGCACGTTGTGCATCCAGCTGTTGTTGGAGCGCAGATGCCGGCGGCCGACCAGGACGAGCCCGTCGGGGCGGTCGCGCAGGGCCTGCCTGAGCCGGGGCAGGTCGCCCGCGATGGGGCCGGGCAGCAGCTCCACCTTGCCGCTGGCGGTCTTCAGCGGCTGCGGCAGCCGGGAGGCGAGGGGCCCGAGGTCGATGCCGTGCGGGTGCGCGAGGAGCCGCTCCAGGGTGAGCCCGTCCGGGCGGGCGCCGAAGCCGTCGCCGTACGGGCCGAGGCGCAGCATCATGTCGAGGCGCCGCTCGGGGCCGTTGACGCCGGTGAGCCGGCCGGCGAGGTCGCGCGGGTCGCGGCCGTGGACCGGGGAGTGCGGTTCGGTGACGGCCTTGCCGAGTGTCTGCCCGATCACCATGTCGTCCACGGCGGAGGGGTCGGTGCCGTGCAGGCCGGTCGCGGCCAGGACCAGCCGGGCCATGATCTCGGTCTCGGCCATGCGTCCGGGCTCCAGCGGGACCGCGGGCCGGGTGTAGCGGACCTGGTTGCGCACGGCGAGGGTGTTGAAGGCGAAGTCGTGGTGCGGGCTCTGCGACGGCGGGGGCGGCGGGAGGACCACGTGCGCGTGCCGGGAGGTCTCGTTGAGGTAGGGGTCGACGCTGACCATGAACTCCAGGGAGTCCAGGGCCTTGTCGAGGCGGTCGCCGTCGGGCGCGGAGAGGACGGGGTTGGCGGCGACGGCGATCAGGGCACGGACGGGCGTGCCCTCGCCGGTGGCGGTGTCGATCTCCTCGGCGAGCGCGGAGAGCGGCAGTTCGCCCTTGGCCTCGGGGTGGCCGCTCACCCGGGAGCGCCAGCGTCCGAGCGCGAAGCCGCGGCCCGGTCCGGCGGGGCGGGGCGTGCGGTCGGTGGCGGCCTGCGGGAAGAGGGCGCCGCCGGGACGGTCGAGGTTGCCGGTGAGGAGGGTGCAGACGTCCACGAGCCAGCTGGCGAGGGTGCCGTGCGGGACGGTGCAGCTGCCGATGCGCCCGTAGACGGCGGCGGTGGGGGCGGCGGCGAGCTCACGGGCGAGGGTCCGGATGGTGCCGGCGTCCACGTCGCACGCCTCGGCGACCGCCTCGGGGGTGAAGTCCCGCAGCGCGTCGCGGAGTTCAGCGAGACCCTGGAGGTGCGGGGCGAGGTCTCCCAGGTCGGCGAGGTCCTCCTCGAAGAGGGTGTGCGCGAGGGCCGCGAGGAGCAGCGCGTCCGTGCCGGGCCGGATGGCGATGTGCCGGTCGGCGAGCCGGGCGGTGCGGGTGCGGCGCGGGTCGACGACGGTGAGGGTGCCGCCGCGCGCCTTGAGGGCCTTCAGCCGGCCGGGGAAGTCGGGGGCGGTGCACAGACTGCCGTTGGACTCCAGCGGGTTGGCCCCGATCAGCAGCAGGTGCGACGTGTGGTCGAGGTCCGGTACGGGGATCGCGTTGGCGTCGCCGTAGAGGAGTCCGCTGGAGACGTGCTTGGGCATCTGGTCGACCGTGGAGGCGGTGAACAGGCTGCGGGTGCGCAGGCCGGCGAGGAGGACCGGCGGGTAGAGGGCGCCGGCCATGGTGTGCACGTTGGGGTTGCCGAGCACGACGCCCACGGCGTCCGGTCCGTCCCGGTCGACGACCGCGCGCAGGCCGGCGGCCACGGCGTCGAAGGCCTCCTCCCAGGTGGCCTCGCGCAGGACGCCGTCCCGGCGCACGAGCGGGGCGCGCAGCCGGTCGGGGTCGGCGTCGACGGCTCCGAAGGCGGCGCCCTTGGGGCAGATGAACCCCTTGCTGAAGACGTCGTCGCGGTCGCCGCGGGCGCCGGTGACCTCGGTCCCCTCGATCGTGAGCGTCAGGCCGCAGGTGGCCTCGCACAGGGGGCAGATGCGCAGTGCGGTGCGGGACACGGGTCCTCCCGGGGTGGGTGACGGCGGCGGTGCGCCCCGCCGTATGCCGAGCATACCGACCGGTACGCATGCTGGGGAGCCTTTGGGCGGGGCGGTGGGCGTCGGGCCGACGACGGGGAACCGTCGGGCCGACGACGGGGAGCCGTCGAGCCGGGCGGGGGCCGTCGGGCCGACGACGGGGAGCCCCTGGGCCGGGCGGCAGCCGTCGAGCCCACGACGGGGAACCGTCGAGCCGGGCGGGGGCCGTCGGGCCGACGACGGGGAGCCGTCGGAGCCACGGCGGGGAACCGTCGGGCCGGGCAGCAGCCACGGACCCACGGCGGGAAACCCCCGGGCCCGGCGTCAGCCACCGCACCCACGGCGGGGAACCGTCGGGCCGGGCAGCAGCCACCGCACCCACGGCGGGGAACCGTCGAGCCGGGCAGCAGCCATCGCACCCACGGCGGGAAACCCCCACGCCCGGCGCCAGCCATCGCACCCACGGCGGCGACCCCCCACACCCGGCGCCAGCCCCACGTCAGGGAGCCGTCGAGCCGGGCGGCGGCCCTGAGGGGCAGCCGTCAGTCCAGGACGCGGCCGAGATACGCCCCCAGCAGCTCCCGCGCCTCCTCGAGGATCCGCTCGTCGCCCTCCGGTGCCATCCGGAAGGCGAGGTGGACCAGGGTGTCGGCGGTCTCCACGGCGACGAGGAAGGTCCGGCGCAGGTCGTCGTCCGGTTCCTGGCCGAGGTGGCCGGCGAGCAGGTCGGTGAGCCGGTCGGCGACGCGGCGGTTGGGCTCGCCCCGGGTGCCGACCGGGATCTGGTTGCCGAAGTCGACGAGGGAGAACCCGGGCGCGGTGCGCTTCATGGCGACGTACTCGTCGAGGAGGGCGTCCAGCGCGCCCTGCCAGCCTCCGCCGCCGGCCCCCTTCAGGCGCTCGGTGACACGGGCGCTGTAGCGCTCCAGGTTGCGTGCGGCCAGGGCGTCGGCCATCTGGCGTTTGTTGCCGAAGAACCGGTAGACCGAGCCGATGGGGACGCCCGCGCGCTGGGCGACGGCCCGGGTGCTCAGGTCGTCGTAGCCGACCTCGTCGAGGAGGTCGGCGCAGGCGTCCAGGATCCTGGTGAGCCGTTCGGCGCTGCGCCGCTGCACGGGCGCCCGGCGGAGCGATGCGGGATGGGGCACGCCCCCATGATGCCCCTGGCGCACGCCCCGGTGAACATCGGCCCCCGGGCGCCCGGAGCACCCCGT encodes:
- a CDS encoding DMT family transporter, producing MMTSSPASPSRRTGLLAAGAATVTVVLWASAFVSIRRAGEEYSPGALALGRLLVGAAVLGALCLIRREGPPPRAAWPGVAVSGLLWFGLYSVVLNWGEQEVDAGTAALVVNVGPLLIALLGARLLGDPMPPRLLAGMAVSFAGAVTVGVSMSGGGGSSVLGVGLCLLAAVGYAGGVVAQKPALGHASALQVTTYGCLVGAVLCLPFAGQLVTDVAHASLPATLHMVYLGVFSLALAFTTWAYALARTTASRMGATTYAVPALVVLMSWLVLDEVPGLFTLAGGVLCLAGVAVSRSGGRSARVVAKTPRTGRTHESL
- a CDS encoding class F sortase: MARRRRRPWYRRRAYRLARTAVLTVVLVMAGDRIVHREGHGAGTAAPAPQPRAVEAGDARPGVTGPATTPPPSPSASARTTAAAATPAPRPARTSAAPRTLPRSRATRIVIPYIGVDADLMDLGLDSERRLTTPPEDKPELAGWYTDGPSPGEPGTAIAVGHLDTNTGPAVFGGLGELERGKRVEVRRADGRTAVYTVDAVKAYEKDKFPNRLVYGTRDRPELRLITCGGNYDRRTGYSGNVVVFAHLTGTREPARKG
- a CDS encoding ABC transporter ATP-binding protein, with product MTRAISLHAVSKSYTRGARVVDRLSLDIRPGEFLVLLGPSGCGKSTVLRMIAGLEEIDEGELLLDGEHANDLLPADRRMAMVFQNFALYPSMTSRDNIGFPLRIEAPGDDPRPRVEATARMLGIEELLDRFPGQLSGGERQRVAMGRAIARRPTAFLMDEPLSNLDAKLRNHLRAEISGLTRTLGVTTVYVTHDQAEAMSLGDRVAVLRGGVLQQVGTPRTVYALPRNVFVAAFIGTPRINLLRGVVRAPLDGAMTISLGKQFLRLPEPLSLDHQLLRVQQGREVIVGLRSEAVRIGDRAAARPGETHITGLVEHVEFQGHEMLVHFNTGSRPAVVPDLEAPRPVPPGRRRRREGGTVLERLRGRVDALRAGPVVTVEEPDGPAEEPAPPEGRLPGDLIVRTTPDLALRHGMQVPLLVDIAHLFVFDQHGDRICPAPARLPDLEE
- a CDS encoding Zn-dependent alcohol dehydrogenase, translating into MAVRAVVLPAVGAPLEVTEIVLPDPGPGQVRVRLAAAGVCHSDLSLSDGTMRVPVPAVLGHEGAGTVVAVGEGVAGVAPGDRVVLNWAPSCGSCHACGLGEVWLCANALNGAANVHARTADGTELHPGLNVAAFAEETVVPVNCVLPLPDGVPLTDAALLGCAVLTGYGAVHHSARVRAGESVAVFGVGGVGLAALQSARIAGAGRIVAVDVSPAKEELARAAGATDYVVASDTTAREIRGLTGKQGVDVAVECVGRAATIRAAWDSTRRGGRTTVVGIGGKDQQVTFNALEIFHWGRTLAGCVYGNSDPARDVPVLAAHVREGRLDLGALVTERIALDGIPAAFENMLAGKGGRALVVF
- a CDS encoding MFS transporter, coding for MAPGGNRGWLLRLVIAFSFAQGAVSMARPAVSYRALALGADERAVGVIAGVYALLPLFAAVPLGRRTDHGRCAPLLPAGVVLISGGCALSGLAGSLGAMAVWSGVMGLGHLCFVIGAQSLVARQSAPHEQDRNFGHFTIGASLGQLVGPIAAGALIGGPDRAHGSALALLVAGAGCAVALSSLWRTESRTAAESRKAPGDRVSVGRILRSRGVPGGIFVSLSVLSATDILTAYLPVVGEHRGIAPSVVGVLLSLRAVATIACRLVLTPLLRLLGRTALLTVTCLLGGLLCAGVALPVPVWALAAMLTVLGFCLGVGQPLSMTTVVQAAPEGARSTALALRLTGNRLGQVAAPASAGLVAGLAGVAAPFMMLGALLLVSAGTALRSPERPSGEAGDDGARRGPRAVLRRKSGI
- a CDS encoding aldehyde dehydrogenase family protein, which encodes MKAHDGMYIDGAWRPAAGQDVIEVVNPADEQVLATVPAGTAADVDAAVRAARAALPGWAATPPAERAARLTALRDVLDARRDEIATTVTAELGAPLKFSQAVHAAVPIAVAGSYAELAGTYAFEEKVGNSTVYHEPIGVVGAITPWNYPLHQIVAKAAPALAAGCTIVLKPAENTPLVAQLFAEAVHEAGVPAGVFNLVTGLGPVAGQALAEHPGVDLVSFTGSTAVGRRIASVAGAAVKKVALELGGKSANVVLPGADLAKAVNVGVANVMSNSGQTCSAWTRMLVHRDQYDEAVELAAQAAAKYGERIGPVVSARQQERVLGYIEKGVAEGARLVAGGPEAPREKGYFVSPTVFADVAPDMTIAQEEIFGPVLSILRYEDEEDALRIANGTVYGLAGAVWAADEERAVAFARRMDTGQVDINGGRFNPLAPFGGYKQSGVGRELGAHGLAEYLQTKSLQF